The Caballeronia sp. Lep1P3 genome window below encodes:
- a CDS encoding ABC transporter ATP-binding protein/permease, translating into MVNSNPENTQQKADEVSAWSLIKPFWVSEERGIAWGLLVAIIAINMTVVWINVRLNSWNADFYNALQNKNVRDFPHLLLIFTGLAFAYILLAVYGRYLRQMLAFRWRQWLTNKYLEQWFGDRAFYRIERDRLADNPDQRISDDLQSFATTTLTLSLDLLSTLVTLVTFITILWTIAGALTLTVMGKPLVIPGYMVWAAALYAILGSLIIQKVGHPLVSINYQQQKVEADFRFGLIRVRENAEQIAFYDGIATETANAKSIFQRIRDNWWLIMKYTKRMTFVLSFYGQIAIIFPIMVAAPRYFAGAFSFGVLMQISSAFGTVSDSFSWFINSYSTLVEWRATVNRLREFKRVMRSTHIREETSPATERGGINLHYTSTPSLTTSGLLLALPNGTPLSRVADVSIEPGSRWLVVGPSGSGKSTLMRALAGLWPFGDGTIDAPVDARMMFIPQQSYLPIGALRAALSYPSPAGTFTDDQSREALRACNLEAYAGRLDESAHWARSLSPGEQQRLAAARVLLHKPDFVFLDEATSALDADNELHIYNTLVDRLPKAAILSVAHRESVALFHDYRIEIERAMVEA; encoded by the coding sequence ATGGTCAACTCGAACCCCGAAAACACGCAGCAAAAAGCGGACGAAGTCTCGGCGTGGAGCCTCATCAAACCGTTCTGGGTGTCGGAGGAGCGCGGCATCGCGTGGGGGCTGCTCGTGGCGATCATCGCGATCAACATGACGGTCGTGTGGATCAACGTGCGGCTCAACAGCTGGAACGCGGACTTCTATAACGCGCTGCAGAACAAGAACGTGCGCGATTTCCCGCACTTGCTGCTGATCTTCACGGGCCTCGCGTTCGCGTACATCCTGCTTGCCGTCTATGGCCGGTATCTGCGGCAGATGCTCGCGTTCCGCTGGCGGCAGTGGCTCACGAACAAGTATCTCGAGCAATGGTTCGGGGACCGCGCGTTCTACCGCATCGAGCGCGACCGTCTCGCCGACAACCCCGACCAGCGTATCAGCGACGACCTGCAATCCTTCGCGACCACGACGCTCACGCTCTCGCTCGACCTGCTCTCCACGCTCGTCACGCTCGTCACGTTCATCACCATTCTCTGGACGATCGCGGGCGCGCTCACGCTCACGGTCATGGGCAAGCCGCTCGTCATTCCCGGCTACATGGTGTGGGCCGCGGCGCTTTACGCGATTCTCGGCTCGCTCATCATCCAGAAGGTCGGGCATCCGCTCGTGTCGATCAACTACCAGCAGCAGAAGGTGGAAGCGGACTTCCGCTTCGGCCTGATTCGCGTGCGCGAGAACGCCGAGCAGATCGCGTTCTATGACGGCATCGCGACCGAGACCGCGAACGCGAAGAGCATCTTCCAGCGCATCCGCGACAACTGGTGGCTCATCATGAAGTACACGAAGCGCATGACCTTCGTGCTTTCCTTCTACGGCCAGATCGCGATCATCTTTCCGATCATGGTGGCCGCGCCGCGCTACTTCGCGGGCGCGTTTTCATTCGGCGTGCTGATGCAGATTTCGTCGGCGTTCGGCACCGTCAGCGATTCGTTCTCGTGGTTCATCAACAGTTATTCGACGCTGGTCGAATGGCGCGCCACGGTGAATCGTCTGCGCGAATTCAAGCGCGTGATGCGCTCGACGCATATCCGCGAGGAGACATCGCCCGCGACCGAGCGCGGCGGCATCAACCTGCACTACACGAGCACGCCGTCGCTCACGACGAGCGGCCTGCTGCTCGCGCTACCGAACGGCACGCCGCTTTCGCGCGTGGCGGACGTCTCCATCGAGCCGGGTTCGCGGTGGCTCGTCGTGGGGCCGTCGGGTTCGGGCAAGAGCACGCTGATGCGCGCGCTCGCGGGGCTCTGGCCGTTCGGCGACGGCACGATCGACGCGCCCGTCGACGCCAGGATGATGTTCATTCCGCAGCAAAGCTATCTGCCGATCGGCGCGTTGCGCGCGGCGCTGTCGTATCCGTCGCCAGCCGGTACGTTCACGGACGACCAGTCGCGCGAGGCATTGCGCGCGTGCAATCTCGAAGCGTATGCGGGCCGCCTCGACGAAAGCGCGCATTGGGCGCGCAGCCTGTCGCCGGGCGAGCAGCAACGGCTGGCGGCCGCGCGCGTGCTGCTGCACAAGCCCGACTTCGTGTTCCTCGACGAAGCCACGAGCGCGCTCGATGCCGATAACGAACTGCACATCTACAACACGCTCGTCGACCGCTTGCCGAAGGCCGCGATTCTGAGCGTCGCGCATCGGGAATCGGTGGCGTTGTTTCATGATTACCGGATCGAGATCGAGCGGGCGATGGTGGAGGCTTAG
- a CDS encoding FAD-dependent oxidoreductase, whose protein sequence is MNSIDQADARRPDFAVIGGGLIGRLVAWQLAGAGHDVALYDRGDEAGSQSAAWVAAAMLAPLAEATSAEPLVVELGAASLARWPALIAALPEPVFFQRNGTLVVWHGADRAEAPLFERRLRANAPSALLDGGFVKLAGAQVEQAEPALGARFAQGWLLPHEGQLDNRQALKALAAGLAARGVRAHWNTPVDAMPDARWIIDCRGLGGKPAWPALRGIRGEVARVHAPGIRLTRPVRLLHPRYPLYIAPKENDLYVIGATEVEGEDMSPVSVRSALELLSAAFAVHPGFGEARILELNSQCRPTLPDHRPAIVWDGARTVRVNGLYRHGFMIAPEVADSACALADALIGGSVHDAASFDDFRRDARWSALLHGAFEPATA, encoded by the coding sequence GTGAACAGCATCGATCAGGCCGACGCGCGCCGGCCCGATTTCGCCGTGATCGGCGGCGGGCTCATCGGGCGGCTCGTCGCGTGGCAACTGGCGGGCGCGGGGCACGACGTCGCGCTGTACGATCGCGGCGACGAAGCCGGCTCGCAGTCGGCCGCGTGGGTCGCCGCCGCGATGCTCGCGCCGCTCGCGGAAGCCACGAGCGCCGAGCCGCTCGTCGTGGAACTCGGCGCGGCGTCGCTCGCGCGCTGGCCGGCGCTCATCGCGGCCTTGCCCGAGCCGGTCTTCTTTCAGCGCAACGGCACGCTTGTCGTGTGGCACGGCGCGGATCGCGCGGAGGCGCCGCTTTTCGAGCGCCGGCTGCGCGCGAACGCGCCGTCCGCGCTCCTCGATGGCGGATTCGTCAAGCTCGCGGGCGCGCAGGTCGAGCAAGCCGAGCCGGCGCTCGGCGCACGTTTCGCGCAAGGCTGGCTGCTGCCGCACGAAGGCCAGCTCGACAACCGGCAGGCGCTGAAGGCGCTCGCGGCGGGCTTGGCGGCGCGCGGGGTGCGCGCGCACTGGAACACGCCCGTCGATGCGATGCCCGACGCACGCTGGATCATCGATTGCCGCGGGCTCGGCGGCAAACCCGCGTGGCCCGCGCTGCGCGGCATCCGTGGCGAAGTGGCGCGCGTGCATGCGCCGGGCATCCGGCTCACGCGGCCCGTGCGCCTGCTGCATCCGCGCTATCCGCTCTACATCGCGCCGAAAGAGAACGACCTCTACGTGATCGGCGCGACCGAAGTCGAAGGCGAGGACATGTCGCCGGTCAGCGTGCGCTCGGCGCTCGAACTGCTGAGCGCGGCGTTCGCGGTTCATCCGGGATTCGGCGAGGCGCGCATCCTCGAACTCAACTCGCAATGCCGGCCGACGCTGCCGGACCATCGGCCGGCGATCGTCTGGGACGGCGCGCGCACGGTGCGCGTGAACGGGCTGTATCGGCACGGCTTCATGATCGCGCCCGAAGTCGCGGACAGCGCCTGCGCGCTCGCGGATGCGCTCATCGGCGGGTCCGTGCATGACGCCGCCTCATTCGACGATTTCCGCCGCGACGCGCGATGGTCCGCGCTGCTGCACGGCGCATTCGAGCCGGCGACCGCGTGA
- the thiS gene encoding sulfur carrier protein ThiS — MNIHINQRAFTLPETATVTDALAAFGAKPPFAVALNGQFVARGEHGTKALSPGDKLDVVSPVAGG, encoded by the coding sequence ATGAACATCCACATCAATCAGCGCGCGTTCACGTTGCCCGAGACGGCGACCGTGACCGACGCGCTTGCCGCATTCGGCGCGAAACCGCCGTTCGCCGTGGCATTAAACGGCCAGTTCGTCGCGCGCGGCGAGCACGGCACCAAGGCGCTTTCGCCCGGCGACAAGCTCGACGTCGTTTCGCCCGTCGCGGGCGGCTGA
- a CDS encoding thiazole synthase has product MTTHTADSLTLYGETFPSRVLLGTSRYPSLQSLSDSIDAARPGMVTVALRRQSETGEAGFFDELKRHGVALLPNTAGCQSVDEVLTTAYMAREVFDTPWIKLELIGDDYTLQPDPIGLVEAAAKLVRDGFKVLPYCTEDLVIGRRLLDAGCEALMPWGAPIGTGKGVTNPYGLRTLRERLPDVPLIVDAGLGVPSHACQVMEWGFDGVLLNTAVSQATFPPQMARAFALGVEAGRSAFLAGPMAERDSAQASTPVVGMPFWHQDGGAA; this is encoded by the coding sequence ATGACCACCCATACCGCCGATTCCCTCACGCTCTACGGCGAGACATTTCCGAGCCGCGTGCTGCTCGGCACGTCGCGATATCCGTCGCTGCAATCGCTGTCGGATTCCATCGACGCCGCGCGTCCCGGCATGGTGACCGTTGCGCTGCGCCGTCAGTCGGAAACGGGCGAAGCCGGCTTCTTCGACGAATTAAAGCGCCACGGTGTCGCGCTCTTGCCGAACACGGCGGGCTGCCAGAGCGTCGACGAGGTGTTGACGACGGCGTACATGGCGCGCGAAGTGTTCGATACGCCGTGGATCAAGCTCGAACTGATCGGCGACGACTACACGCTTCAGCCCGACCCGATCGGACTCGTCGAGGCGGCGGCGAAGCTCGTGCGCGACGGCTTCAAGGTGCTGCCGTACTGCACGGAAGACCTCGTGATCGGCCGGCGCCTGCTCGATGCCGGCTGCGAGGCGCTGATGCCGTGGGGCGCGCCCATCGGCACCGGCAAAGGCGTGACGAATCCCTACGGCTTGCGCACGTTGCGCGAGCGCCTGCCGGATGTGCCGCTGATCGTCGATGCGGGTCTCGGCGTGCCGTCGCATGCGTGTCAGGTGATGGAGTGGGGCTTCGACGGCGTGCTGCTCAACACGGCCGTCTCGCAGGCGACGTTTCCGCCGCAGATGGCGCGCGCGTTCGCGCTGGGCGTCGAGGCGGGCCGCAGCGCGTTCCTCGCGGGACCGATGGCCGAGCGCGATAGCGCACAGGCGAGCACGCCGGTCGTCGGCATGCCGTTCTGGCATCAGGACGGAGGCGCCGCATGA
- the thiE gene encoding thiamine phosphate synthase has product MTLIGREVFWPPADELVGMAEKIRARLGDWPAASTRWRICLTPPESPGVQDLIVFTDAPGPDVEALVAGGAAVLEARGSRVTLARNGERFVLEGERSDDWLAALAAFLDCNFEPHDALVLALAWRTGDEAKDDAWPVDFATFPRVGDLPPAPEPAFPPCPDRLGLYPVLPSGEWIERVLDLGVCTAQLRRKSTDADDLRREIERSVAAGRRHQARLFINDHWRAAIDAGAYGVHLGQEDVQTADLAAIARAGLRLGLSTHGYYEMLRALHFRPSYLALGAVFPTTTKVMPTKPQGLERLRRYVQLLDGHVPLVAIGGIDGNVIGDVLATGVGSAAVVRAVTEAPGTAAAVSSLQQNFARQC; this is encoded by the coding sequence ATGACGCTCATCGGACGCGAAGTGTTCTGGCCGCCCGCCGACGAACTCGTCGGAATGGCGGAGAAAATCCGTGCGCGCCTGGGCGACTGGCCGGCGGCGTCGACGCGCTGGCGCATCTGTCTGACCCCGCCGGAATCGCCGGGCGTGCAGGATCTGATCGTCTTCACGGACGCGCCCGGGCCGGACGTCGAGGCGCTCGTAGCCGGCGGCGCGGCGGTGCTCGAAGCGCGCGGCTCGCGTGTGACGCTCGCGCGCAACGGCGAGCGTTTCGTGCTGGAAGGCGAGCGGTCCGACGACTGGCTCGCCGCGCTCGCCGCGTTTCTCGACTGCAACTTCGAGCCGCACGATGCGCTCGTTCTCGCGCTCGCGTGGCGCACCGGCGACGAGGCGAAAGACGACGCCTGGCCCGTCGATTTCGCGACGTTCCCGCGCGTCGGCGACTTGCCGCCCGCGCCCGAGCCGGCGTTTCCGCCCTGTCCGGACCGGCTCGGGCTGTATCCGGTGCTGCCGAGCGGCGAATGGATCGAGCGCGTGCTCGACCTTGGCGTGTGCACCGCGCAGCTTCGCCGCAAAAGCACCGACGCGGACGACTTGCGGCGCGAGATCGAGCGGTCGGTGGCGGCGGGGCGCCGGCATCAGGCGCGGTTGTTCATCAACGATCACTGGCGCGCGGCAATCGACGCCGGCGCTTACGGCGTGCATCTCGGTCAGGAAGACGTGCAGACCGCCGACCTCGCCGCGATTGCGCGCGCGGGCTTGCGGCTCGGCCTCTCGACACACGGCTATTACGAGATGCTGCGCGCGCTGCATTTCCGGCCGAGCTACCTCGCGCTCGGCGCCGTTTTCCCGACGACGACCAAAGTCATGCCGACGAAGCCGCAAGGACTCGAGCGCCTGCGCCGCTACGTGCAGTTGCTCGATGGCCACGTGCCGCTCGTCGCGATCGGCGGAATCGATGGCAATGTCATCGGCGATGTGCTGGCCACGGGCGTCGGCAGCGCGGCCGTCGTGCGCGCGGTGACGGAGGCGCCGGGCACGGCTGCGGCGGTGTCGTCGCTGCAACAGAACTTTGCACGTCAATGCTGA
- a CDS encoding ABC transporter ATP-binding protein, whose amino-acid sequence MPAPSETLLELRDVDFGYGDRLVLSNLNMRFTRGQVVAVMGGSGCGKTTTLRLIGGLVKASRGKVMFGGQDVGAQSRDGLYALRRKMGMLFQFGALFTDQTVFENVAFPLREHTNLPEELIRDLVLMKLNAVGLRGARDLAPSEISGGMARRVALARAIALDPELMMYDEPFAGLDPISLGITAQLIRTLNDALGATSILVTHDVPESFAIADYVYFIANGGIHAEGTPEQLRASEDPTVRQFIDGTPDGPFKFHYASQNLAADFGIGGKA is encoded by the coding sequence GTGCCAGCCCCTTCCGAGACCCTGCTAGAGCTTCGCGACGTCGACTTCGGCTACGGCGACCGGCTCGTCCTGTCGAACCTGAACATGCGTTTCACGCGTGGGCAGGTGGTCGCGGTCATGGGCGGTTCCGGCTGCGGCAAGACCACGACGCTCCGGCTGATCGGCGGTCTCGTCAAGGCGAGCCGCGGCAAGGTCATGTTCGGCGGCCAGGACGTCGGCGCACAGTCGCGCGACGGCCTGTACGCGCTGCGCCGCAAAATGGGCATGCTGTTCCAGTTCGGCGCGCTCTTCACGGACCAGACCGTGTTCGAGAATGTGGCGTTCCCGCTGCGCGAGCACACGAATCTGCCGGAAGAACTCATCCGCGATCTCGTGCTGATGAAGCTCAACGCGGTCGGCTTGCGCGGTGCGCGCGACCTCGCGCCGTCGGAGATTTCGGGCGGCATGGCGCGGCGCGTGGCGCTTGCGCGCGCCATCGCGCTCGATCCCGAGCTCATGATGTACGACGAGCCGTTCGCCGGCCTCGATCCCATTTCGCTCGGCATTACCGCGCAACTCATTCGCACGCTGAACGACGCGCTCGGCGCCACGTCCATTCTGGTCACGCACGACGTTCCCGAATCCTTCGCCATCGCGGACTACGTGTACTTCATCGCGAACGGCGGCATCCACGCGGAAGGCACGCCGGAGCAGTTGCGCGCGTCGGAAGACCCGACCGTGCGGCAGTTCATCGACGGCACGCCCGACGGTCCCTTCAAGTTCCACTACGCGAGCCAGAATCTCGCGGCGGATTTCGGCATCGGAGGCAAGGCATGA
- the mlaE gene encoding lipid asymmetry maintenance ABC transporter permease subunit MlaE encodes MISALGRWVLDGFGTAGYATRMLARLVLEFFPLLRRPRLVTKQIHFVGNYSLVIIAVSGLFVGFVLGLQGYYTLNRYGSEQALGLLVALSLVRELGPVVTALLFAGRAGTSLTAEIGLMKAGEQLTAMEMMAVDPIKVVVAPRMWAGIIAMPMLAAIFSAVGVIGGYVVGVLLIGVDPGAFWSQMQGGVDVWRDVGNGVVKSVVFGFAVTFIALFQGYEARPTPEGVSRATTKTVVYASLAVLGLDFLLTALMFS; translated from the coding sequence ATGATCAGCGCGCTCGGACGCTGGGTGCTCGACGGCTTCGGCACCGCCGGCTACGCGACGCGCATGCTCGCGCGCCTCGTCCTCGAATTCTTCCCGCTGCTGCGGCGCCCGCGCCTTGTCACGAAGCAGATCCACTTCGTGGGCAACTATTCGCTCGTGATCATCGCGGTGTCCGGCTTGTTCGTCGGCTTCGTGCTTGGCTTGCAAGGCTATTACACGCTCAATCGCTACGGCTCGGAGCAGGCGCTCGGGCTGCTCGTCGCGCTGTCGCTCGTGCGCGAACTCGGGCCGGTCGTCACGGCGCTGCTTTTCGCTGGGCGCGCGGGCACGTCGCTGACCGCCGAAATCGGCCTGATGAAGGCCGGCGAGCAACTCACGGCAATGGAAATGATGGCCGTCGATCCGATCAAGGTCGTCGTCGCGCCGCGCATGTGGGCGGGCATCATCGCCATGCCGATGCTCGCGGCCATTTTCAGCGCGGTCGGCGTGATCGGCGGCTATGTGGTCGGCGTGCTGCTGATCGGCGTCGATCCGGGCGCGTTCTGGTCGCAGATGCAGGGTGGCGTGGATGTGTGGCGCGATGTCGGCAACGGCGTCGTGAAAAGCGTCGTGTTCGGTTTCGCGGTGACGTTCATCGCGTTGTTCCAGGGCTACGAGGCCCGGCCGACGCCGGAAGGCGTGTCGCGCGCGACCACGAAGACGGTCGTGTATGCCTCGCTCGCCGTGCTCGGCCTCGACTTCCTGCTGACCGCGTTGATGTTCAGCTAA
- the mlaD gene encoding outer membrane lipid asymmetry maintenance protein MlaD, producing MKKTALDFWVGLFVVLGFVALLFLALKAGNMSSLSFQQTYAVRLKFDNIGGLKPRAPVKSAGVTVGRVGSIGFDANTYQAVVTIDIDKQYQFPKDSSAKILTSGLLGEQYIGLEPGGDDQMLKDGDSITMTQSAVVLENLIGQFLYNKAADSGASKSATPAAPAAPAPAFPGAASAMGATAASAIGAAPASASAASAASGSAQ from the coding sequence ATGAAAAAGACTGCTCTCGACTTTTGGGTCGGCCTCTTCGTGGTGCTGGGTTTCGTGGCGCTGCTGTTTCTCGCGCTCAAGGCGGGCAATATGAGTTCCCTGTCGTTCCAGCAAACCTACGCGGTGCGCCTCAAGTTCGACAACATCGGCGGCCTCAAGCCGCGCGCGCCCGTGAAGAGCGCGGGCGTGACGGTCGGGCGCGTCGGCTCGATCGGCTTCGACGCGAACACGTACCAGGCGGTCGTGACCATCGACATCGACAAGCAGTACCAGTTTCCCAAGGATTCGTCCGCGAAGATCCTGACCTCCGGGCTGCTCGGCGAGCAGTACATCGGTCTGGAGCCGGGCGGCGACGATCAGATGCTCAAGGACGGCGATTCCATCACCATGACGCAATCGGCCGTCGTGCTGGAAAACCTGATCGGCCAGTTCCTCTACAACAAGGCGGCCGATTCCGGCGCGTCGAAGTCCGCGACGCCGGCAGCGCCTGCAGCGCCGGCCCCGGCTTTCCCCGGTGCGGCAAGCGCGATGGGCGCAACGGCAGCGAGCGCGATTGGCGCAGCGCCGGCGAGCGCGTCCGCGGCAAGCGCGGCTTCGGGTTCCGCACAATAA
- a CDS encoding VacJ family lipoprotein: MYAMPLRRALVSAATVTLAGCATVTTPTKGDPFESYNRTMFTINDKVDQIALKPVAKAYVWALPEPVRNSVTNFFSNIGDVYIAANNLLQLKIADGVSDIMRVAVNTLFGVGGLFDVATVAKLPKHAGDFGLTLGHYGVPPGPYLVLPLLGPSTVRDTSGLVVDYFGSPLTYVSPDSVSWALYGVNLINTRANLLGATDVLADAALDKYSFVRNAYLQRRQYLIGGDTDNGSTMPNYDEAPLPTYAEPDGAGGAVGASATTVPPAAASAAESASGAAPASGTAVAPSAASGSNATVPGNQYVPPRAPPGFPSFRLR; the protein is encoded by the coding sequence ATGTACGCGATGCCGCTGCGGCGCGCGCTGGTTTCGGCGGCGACTGTGACGCTCGCCGGTTGCGCGACGGTGACGACGCCCACGAAGGGCGATCCGTTCGAAAGCTACAACCGGACGATGTTCACGATCAACGACAAGGTCGATCAGATTGCGCTGAAGCCGGTCGCGAAGGCTTACGTCTGGGCCTTGCCGGAGCCGGTGCGCAATAGCGTCACAAACTTTTTCTCGAATATCGGCGACGTCTACATCGCGGCCAACAATCTGTTGCAGTTGAAGATTGCAGACGGCGTGTCGGACATCATGCGCGTCGCGGTCAATACGCTCTTCGGTGTCGGCGGCCTCTTCGACGTCGCCACGGTCGCGAAGCTGCCGAAGCACGCCGGCGACTTCGGCCTGACGCTCGGGCACTACGGCGTGCCACCGGGCCCATACCTCGTCTTGCCGCTGCTCGGCCCGAGCACGGTGCGCGATACGAGCGGTCTCGTCGTCGATTATTTCGGCAGCCCGCTGACCTACGTGAGTCCGGATTCCGTGAGCTGGGCGCTGTACGGCGTGAACCTCATCAACACGCGGGCGAATCTGCTCGGCGCGACCGACGTTCTCGCCGATGCCGCGCTCGACAAGTACTCGTTCGTCCGCAATGCGTACCTGCAGCGTCGCCAGTATTTGATCGGCGGCGACACCGATAACGGCAGCACCATGCCGAACTACGACGAAGCGCCGCTGCCGACCTACGCCGAGCCCGATGGCGCGGGCGGCGCGGTGGGCGCATCGGCAACGACGGTGCCACCCGCGGCGGCATCGGCGGCCGAGAGCGCATCGGGCGCGGCTCCTGCTTCGGGAACTGCAGTAGCCCCGAGCGCGGCGAGTGGGAGCAACGCGACGGTGCCGGGCAATCAGTACGTGCCGCCGCGCGCGCCGCCTGGCTTCCCTTCGTTCCGCTTGCGCTGA
- a CDS encoding phospholipid-binding protein MlaC — translation MKKLILFPLFAMLMAVCGAASAQTVDANSPDGMIKTITQQVLDQIKSDPQLQSGNVQRITELVNQKILPYTDFTRTTRLVMGRNWNSATPEQQKQIVEQFKMLLIRTYSGALGQVRNQTIEYKPFRASPQDTDVVVRSVVMNNGQPVELDYRLYKTPQGWRVYDINVLGAWLIQAYQQQFSEQISQRGVDGLLQFLTQRNQQIASGKAAS, via the coding sequence ATGAAAAAACTTATTTTGTTTCCCTTGTTTGCCATGTTGATGGCGGTGTGCGGCGCGGCGTCGGCGCAAACCGTCGATGCGAACTCGCCTGACGGCATGATCAAGACCATCACGCAGCAGGTTCTCGATCAGATCAAGTCCGACCCGCAGCTTCAGTCAGGCAACGTCCAGCGCATCACCGAACTCGTGAATCAGAAGATCCTGCCGTACACGGACTTCACGCGCACCACGCGCCTCGTGATGGGCCGCAACTGGAACTCGGCCACGCCGGAGCAGCAAAAGCAGATCGTCGAGCAATTCAAGATGCTGCTGATCCGCACGTACTCGGGCGCGCTCGGTCAGGTTCGCAACCAGACCATCGAATACAAGCCGTTCCGCGCTTCGCCGCAAGATACGGATGTCGTCGTCCGCTCGGTCGTGATGAACAACGGCCAGCCGGTCGAACTCGATTATCGCCTGTACAAGACGCCGCAAGGCTGGCGCGTCTACGACATCAACGTCCTCGGCGCATGGCTGATTCAGGCGTATCAGCAGCAGTTCAGCGAGCAGATTTCGCAACGCGGTGTCGATGGCCTGCTGCAGTTCCTCACGCAGCGTAATCAGCAAATCGCGAGCGGCAAGGCAGCGTCGTGA
- a CDS encoding lipid asymmetry maintenance protein MlaB: MSAVATGGRFQTAATLTHESAKAALEAGLSRIGAGATEVDCSPLRQFDSSALAVLLAWQRAATARGFALGIVNFPSGLASLARAYGVDTLLTFRH, encoded by the coding sequence GTGAGCGCAGTCGCCACCGGCGGCCGTTTCCAGACGGCCGCAACGCTGACGCACGAGAGCGCGAAGGCCGCGCTCGAAGCGGGTCTCTCGCGCATCGGCGCCGGCGCGACGGAAGTGGATTGCTCGCCGCTCCGGCAATTCGATTCGTCTGCGCTCGCCGTGCTGCTCGCATGGCAACGCGCGGCCACCGCGCGCGGCTTTGCGCTCGGCATCGTCAATTTTCCCTCCGGGCTTGCGAGTCTCGCGCGAGCCTACGGCGTCGACACGCTGCTCACCTTCCGACATTGA
- a CDS encoding ABC transporter ATP-binding protein: MSAIEIRNVRKRYKDLQALKGVSLTVEEGEFFGLLGPNGAGKTTLISILAGLARADSGTISVRGHDVVTDFRAARRALGIVPQELVFDPFFTVRESLRIQSGYFGLRHNDDWIDEVMANLDLTEKADVNTRALSGGMKRRVLVAQALVHRPPVIVLDEPTAGVDVELRQTLWKFISRLNREGHTIVLTTHYLEEAESLCDRLAMLRRGEIVALERTSALLQRFAGMQLYLRFSSGVLPADLRQLEVDPHAVSGAQHLLRLSSYDDVEPILAKCRAAGCTFDEIEVRKADLEDVFLQVMNEPEMVEGLS, translated from the coding sequence ATGTCAGCCATAGAAATCCGAAACGTCCGCAAGCGCTACAAGGACCTGCAGGCGCTCAAAGGCGTGAGCCTCACGGTGGAAGAGGGCGAGTTCTTCGGCCTGCTCGGTCCGAACGGCGCGGGCAAGACCACACTCATCAGCATTCTCGCCGGACTGGCGCGCGCCGATAGCGGCACGATCAGCGTGCGCGGTCACGATGTCGTCACCGATTTCCGCGCCGCGCGCCGCGCGCTGGGCATCGTGCCGCAGGAACTCGTGTTCGATCCGTTCTTCACCGTGCGCGAGTCGTTGCGTATTCAGTCCGGTTATTTCGGGCTGCGTCACAACGACGACTGGATCGATGAAGTCATGGCCAATCTCGACCTCACCGAGAAAGCCGACGTCAACACGCGCGCGCTGTCGGGCGGCATGAAGCGCCGCGTGCTCGTCGCGCAGGCGCTGGTGCACCGGCCCCCTGTCATCGTGCTGGACGAGCCCACGGCCGGCGTCGACGTCGAGCTTCGCCAAACGCTCTGGAAGTTCATCTCGCGCCTCAATCGCGAAGGCCACACTATCGTGCTGACCACGCATTACCTCGAAGAAGCCGAGTCGCTGTGCGACCGCCTCGCGATGCTCCGGCGCGGCGAGATCGTCGCGCTCGAACGCACGAGCGCGCTCCTGCAGCGATTCGCCGGCATGCAGCTTTACCTGCGCTTCTCTAGTGGCGTTTTGCCCGCCGACCTGCGCCAGCTCGAAGTCGATCCGCACGCGGTATCAGGCGCGCAGCATTTGCTGCGCTTGTCGAGCTACGACGACGTCGAGCCGATTCTCGCGAAATGCCGCGCTGCCGGCTGCACATTCGACGAAATCGAAGTGCGCAAGGCCGACCTCGAAGACGTTTTCCTGCAAGTCATGAACGAGCCGGAAATGGTCGAGGGACTTTCATGA